ATTTGTTCTTTGTATCCCAATAGAGCATCTTTAATTGAAAAATGGCTGAAGCGTGGGAGTAACGTTCGGTTGATGAAAACAATGGTCACTGATTTTTTTGTGGTTTTTCTTTTGATCTTTTTGGAGAGGACGAAAGCGACCGATCCTATATTTTTGGTCTACCTTTATTTTAGGTGtatactattatataggggtagagattaggttaggggtatgggcctaggaattatgagcTAGGGAATTGGGCCAAAGACTAGAGAAATGGACTACAAGATATATAAAGACGGGATAAACCAACCTAAAACTAATTCCTCCTTCTAAAATTAtgtacaattataatataaaaatataaaattaattttaattaattgaactaaactataaaacataaaactattttttgtgtttttaaaattatataaaaataaagataagatactatttttgtatattttttatttaaatttatgaaagatacgtaaactaaaatattttttttgtaatttttatttttttgtgacgaaataaagtaaaatagtcaaaattagctgaaatagctatattaggcctaaattaaatatttacgtgcttaaaaaatgaaaaatcttggggagggtcaaaaatcacatgtctacacataTAGATCATAAAGAAGTTTTGATCAACGATGAACAACAACTGACCCTTCACTTCAAGGATAATCCGAATACAAGCACATACATCACAGCGGTATATGCCAAATGCACTTCTGCGGAAAGAAGAGGCCTATGGGATAACATTGAAAGCACTTCAATGCGATCATGGACCCTAATGAGAAATTAGGGGGAAAACCTCATCGAGCTCACAAGTGTTTCAATTTCATTAGCACTATGGAGACATGCGGACTTGCTAACCAAAGTTTTGTGGAGCCCAAATTTACTTGGTGTAACAGCAGAAGACCTGGTAAAAGGATATGAAAAAGGTTGGATAGGATCTTTGTGAATGATCAATGGGGTAAACTGGTGCCTCCAAAATGGAATCCGTGCCTTTGACTTGGAACTGGACTCTAAGATTGTGACTGATATGTTGAACAACAAAGACACCAAGAAACTCAAACTCAGAAAGACTATCACAGATATCACTGCTGCAACAAATGGAACAGAGGTAATCTTCAAACATTGTTTTACAGAAGCTAATCAAGTGGCGGATTTTTTAGCTAAGCTTGCCTCATCTAGTGGAAATGGTATCTTCTATTACTCTTTCCAACATCTTCCAAGAGAGGTGAAGGGACACTTTCGACTAGATAAGTGGCAACTTCCTAGTATTAGAAGAAGATACGACAGATGTAATTTCTTTGTAAGTTGAATAAGTAAATTGATAAGGAAGAGTTATATAGGCTCCCTCTTCCTCCTTATTGCATATTGACTCGTCAATGTGGTGGTTTAGGTCCATGTCCCCCTCCGTTTTGTAATTTTGGATTCTTATGAATAAACATGGTAGGGGTCGAGCCTAACCCCCAACACCAATGGCGCAATGCCTTGGCGGtggttttaaaattaaaaaaaatatacttaaGGACCACTTTAGCATTACCCCAAACATAAGATGTGTATGATTTTTCCAAAAACAACTTAATTTAGTACTTTAACATTGCAAGTACTCTTTAATCTTTGACATATCTCATTAGTAGCAGATATGATACTGAAATTCTTGCTGGGAAAAATGAAATATATAGTTCAGCTAAAGAGGAGATGCTGCATAAGAGCAGCATAAAAATGAGTACTAATCATAGAGGAATGGCATATACATTAATTCATGAAATGATCATTGTACTTGCcgatgaaaaggaaaagaattagaCCATAGTTACTGAGTTCTAAGCCAAATAGTAAGCTTAACTATGTAATATTACAGCACACCGTTGCATGGTCAACTAATTCAGCAGAAAATGCATAGCATCATAAGCAATCAACCTTAGATTTTAGCAGATTGAGTGATCATGATGTTATAGCTAGTACTTAATAATTTGGTGCAACTTGGTTTCTTTTTGGTCTTAGTGTGCCGTACATGACCAAGTTCTTGTTTTTACCATTCACCGGAAACCTCCTCCGAATGCCGGAGCCCAATAATCTGCTCCATTGTCACTCCCAACTTGCAGTGTGCATGATAATGGAACCAGACACAACCCTCTACTCCTTAGGTCCTTTGATTCTTCATGATAATCCTTTAGATCATTCAAAAGAACATAATCAGATATTGTCCTtcggaaaattgaaaaataaaaagaagattctTTGTGCCGGAAAAAATTAATAATTCAAAGACATAAAACTACTACCTGCTCACTAGTTGCCTTCCTCTTCAGGCAGTTGTCATTCGATAGCTGCAATCAACGTTAAAGTGAAAATAATTGACAGCGCTAATCTTTATGGTAATAACTTGGTAACTCTCCATTACTATTCAGGCTGCTTATACATTTGTTCAAAACTTAAAGGGATAGTGAAATAGGCATTAATTCCCAAGATGGAGTATCAAGTAATTATTGGATCCAATAAAGCATACCTGACCAGGGTCTTCAGGAAATAAACTATTCCTCTCCTGAACCTGTAAAGCAAAAATATAGTACATATTAATCATTAATCAATAAATGCAACTAATACTGACATGTTAATTCAATTTCACATGCCTTATATGCCACAGCTCTACAGAACACAGATATCCACATGCATAACAGTGGTCCGCCCACCTCCCACTATCCCATTAGTGGCGGAGACACCTTCTACAAGGATGTTTCCGAAAAACTATACTCAATTTATTCCAATTCATGGGGTGGTGTTTGATTGAATATGATGTTTAACAAAGAAAGAACAAatttttaaaacttgtggtctAGCACAAGTCAAAaatatttgtgtgactataaattattccataaatgataaaataaaatttaaattatttctgaatatgaaaattatttttttgggaTAGACTTAAAGAGAAAAATGTGTTAAACATAAATTTAGATAGTAGAAGTAAAATATATGGAGGTACAACCTAAAAGTAATATGTACAAAACACACGTTAAtttaaaacaaaaagtaaagCTTTAGATAATCTACAGCCCCACACACAAACCCATATTTTATATATAGGCTTaccatattatatatatatggtaaGCCTATTATGCTAATTAATCATGGTTAAGTgagaaattatcttaaaatacgtATTATGCACCTATTAATTTGATATAAACACTCCGTACAAACAGGTATTTACCAACTAACTCGTAATAATAAGACACTAATTACACAAAAATTTGCATATCCCACACTGATTCCCCCCCCCCTCCATCGAAACACTCACTACAAGAAAAACTGAAATTAAGTAGACGCTAAATCGAATTAGTGAATAATTTTTCTATTTAGACAGAATTTGTCCGTTGTTAATTCCTACTTCCTCCGTTTCAATTAATGTGTACTTGTTTGACTGGGCATgcagtttaagaaaaaataaagactttggAATTTATGGTTCTAAACAAGTCAACAAGGGGTCCAGAgtatttgtatggttataaaagttttcccttaagggtagaattggaagtttaaactaaattgtttccaaatttgaATAGGGATCATTCtatttggaacggaccaaaaaataAATAGATTCACATCAACTAGAACGGAGGGATTATTTTTTTTAGTAGGGACCAAGGTTTGATGGAGCGGTAGGGGGCCGAAGAGCCTAGAAATACGCAAGTTTCTCTTTAAGGGGGGGAGCTTAATTTTTAAACCGAAGTTAATTAAGGGGTGTAAATGATTTTCGCCCGATTTTTAATATTCTTACAGATTGTTGATGTTGCTGCCTCATGTTTCCTGATCCACTGCCCAGGTACGGCAAGCTAAGGGCCTGCAATTTTCAAGGGCGTTGAAATTAAGAGAATTGAAATACTCCTATATTTTTAGAACTTCAATAACTAAAAAGCATATCTGAAGACTGAATTTTTAACTTTATATGTACATTCATGCCATCACTGCGTTTCATGGTAGTTTGGGAAAATGAAGGAGAGAAGAAATTTCACCTCAATTTGGCTCTGAAGGAATCCGATGTACCCTATAGCTTCCAACAGGACAGAAGCTGTGtcagtctgaaaaagaaaaacacatatTAAGAGTGAGAAGataaaatttctttttctttttactccGTCCGCTCCTATTTATGCGAATCTGTTTGATTGGGCAAAAAATTTAAGAataaatgaagacttttgaaatttgtggtcttaaacaaGTTAAAAAAGGGAacgttataaaagtttctcattaatggtagaattgtaagtttaaactaaattgttttcaaatttagaaaggggtcattctttttggaacggatcaaaaaggaaataggttcacataaactggaacataGGGAGTAATAAATAATACTtcctctgttccaatttatgtgaacctctTTGACtgagcacgaagtttaagaaaaaaatgaagacttttggaatttgtggtcatAAACAACTCAAAAAAGGGTCCAcgatatttgtgtggttataataGTTTTTCACTAACAGTTGAATTGAgaatttaagctaaattattttcaaatttagaaagaggTCATTCTCTTTGGAAgacaccaaaaagaaaataggttcacgtaAACTGAAAAGGAGGGAGTAACAAAAACTAGATCATAGTCGTTACACAGCCATAGGAGTATCATTAGGACACTCGAATTGGCAAGTCTGACCAAATTATTACAGATAGTAGCCAGAATATTTTTTAATTAGCAAACTTATTCCTACTTTATTTGCTATTAAAGGTGCAATAGTGAACAAAGGAACTGCAAATATAAGTTTTCATGTCTTCTCTTTAATGGGTAAAGAAACTGTAAAGTGAAAACCCTAAAGGATAAAAGGAGAAAGATGAAGACAATAAAGAGAATTGACATCTTTTTAGGAGTATAAAAAACTTCTTTCTATGGGATTCCTTTCAAAGCTGAAGATACATATAATTGTGTGATTATTCCACATTAAAAAGGTAAAACTAGGTCATTAGTGTAGTTAAATTAATTGCTTAAATCTTACCTTCCCAAATGGGGAAACAAGTTGGTGAAGGGCTGTTATCCTGTCCCCCAATTTTTCCTTTCTCACCTGTTTTCAAACCGCAAAAGAATTACATAAATGGGATTTTTGTCTTTTGTGGATGTAAAAGAGATAAGAGATTATAGTGATAATGGTAAGGAAAAGAATCACCATGTTTGAAGGTACAGACAATCAAGAAAGACAACAGTGTTGTgacaaaaatgagaaagagatAGATATGGATTAGCTAAAAGGTAGCAAGTATTACATAATCAGCTTAAGAAAAATTATGTTTAAAGTGGTATTTTGATTGGTTTATTATATATTTACCTTGGTAGACTGAGTTGAAGATGGTTGAACCCTAGCTTTCTTATTAGGTGCCCCGCTTGTAGCTCTACTGTTGCACTTCGCGAAAAGGCAACAAAGAAAGAATTAGTCACTCTTAATCTCCAATTATCGATCTCAAACTAAATTCTACTAGTATATATATCTCCATAAAGcaaaatttaaattgcttaaataaAATTTAAGTTAGAAAAAGTTCTTAGATCAAAATAATACTGTAACTTAAACTTAAAGAACATTTATAATTAGTTTTgcaatacaaaaaaaaatgtatAAGTTTTGCAACCAGATGCATATTTAATTTATCATACACAAAGAAGCGAAATGTCGTACTATCAAAAAAGTTTGCAAGCAATAGACCTCTATTACTTTTTTTGGTTgtggagggggagggggagggggagggggtggGGGCCTCTATTATTTCATACCTCAGATGAATGATCAGGAGGTGGGTGTCTTGTATCTGACTTGTTGTTAGAAAAATCTAGCATGTTACTGCTCAAAGTTGTGACACAAGACTTAGGAGATGAGAGTGGCATCATCTGTGACCAAGTAGGTTTACCAGTAATTTCTGTCTGGTGATGGAAATCCACATTATTGACATGTTCATACATGTAGTTTTTCTGATTTACATCTATAACAGAATCAGCTGCCTGGCTCAGGAACGTCGACTGTTCTTCCCAATTATTTTCCAACTTCTTGACGGCCTGCATATTGCTCAGATGTACTGACTTCTCTTCTTCCCCCACCAAGCCTCCACTATTCAAATCCAAACGGTGTATAATTCAGTATTTTCAGAAATATAAGAGTACAGATCAAATATAAGGTACAATTAATATATGAAACTAACTAACCAAGAACAGACTAAAGCAAAGACATTTACTCCAAAGGAGATGAAACAAAAACCAAAAGATAtttcagaaaagaaagagaaatatgGAGAAAGGAATTGACAACTGTTTGAAATTCCAGATCAGAAACTTGTCTTAATTTTGCTGCAAGGTATTTATAGTACACTAATGAAATTAAGTTTCTGCTTCATATTCCTCTTCTAAAACACACAACCTTAAACTAGTTGAAGTAAAGAGGGGGTGGGGGGTTTTACAGAAGTAATTGGCTCCATGATTCAGGAAGCTGTTCTTGGTTATCATTCCATGGAGGCGAAGGAAGTGGCACTGTTGGAGAGAAATGATTATTATTAGGAGCCAACAAGGAAGGAACAGACGTAGCAGCAATTTGTTGATGAGATATGGGAGGCCTCATGTTATTGATATTCCACCAGTTAGGGCTTCCACCCATCATTTGCTGCACTGGTGATTTCTGCATAACACCTCTATTCATTTCTCAAAAAACTATCTTTTTTTACTCTATTCTTCCAGCTAGCTACCACTATTTCCTTTTAATTACTTCATATACTTCTCTTTCCAATATAATTTTCCCTGAAGATCCCAAGCAAGTCTTGTTTTCGGTGAAACTTTGAGAGAGGTCTTCCTAGTCCTGATTAAGTAGAGGAAAGAAAAAAGGAGAGTAGCTATAGCTAGAGgatgagagagaagagagagaattTTGAA
The Nicotiana sylvestris chromosome 11, ASM39365v2, whole genome shotgun sequence DNA segment above includes these coding regions:
- the LOC104227111 gene encoding transcription factor bHLH68; translation: MNRGVMQKSPVQQMMGGSPNWWNINNMRPPISHQQIAATSVPSLLAPNNNHFSPTVPLPSPPWNDNQEQLPESWSQLLLGGLVGEEEKSVHLSNMQAVKKLENNWEEQSTFLSQAADSVIDVNQKNYMYEHVNNVDFHHQTEITGKPTWSQMMPLSSPKSCVTTLSSNMLDFSNNKSDTRHPPPDHSSECNSRATSGAPNKKARVQPSSTQSTKVRKEKLGDRITALHQLVSPFGKTDTASVLLEAIGYIGFLQSQIEALSLPYLGSGSGNMRQQHQQSVQERNSLFPEDPGQLSNDNCLKRKATSEQDYHEESKDLRSRGLCLVPLSCTLQVGSDNGADYWAPAFGGGFR